A DNA window from Halorubrum sp. DM2 contains the following coding sequences:
- a CDS encoding DUF2237 domain-containing protein — MSTDDPNSGSDDRSDRNVLGGDLEPCGGDPTTGYLRDGHCRDVEGDVGEHTLCAVVTADFLRYSRDRGNDLITPRPEFDFPGLEPGDRWCLCVGRWAEAAEAGVAPPVVLEATDESVLRAIDADRLREHEFDPEAFDPGALG, encoded by the coding sequence GTGTCCACCGACGATCCGAACTCCGGTTCCGACGACCGCTCCGATCGCAACGTCCTCGGCGGCGACCTCGAACCGTGCGGCGGCGACCCGACGACCGGCTACCTCCGGGACGGGCACTGCCGCGACGTCGAGGGCGACGTCGGCGAACACACCCTCTGTGCGGTCGTCACGGCCGATTTCCTGCGGTACAGCCGAGACCGGGGGAACGACCTGATCACGCCGCGCCCCGAGTTCGACTTCCCCGGTCTCGAACCGGGCGACCGCTGGTGTCTCTGCGTCGGGCGCTGGGCCGAGGCGGCCGAGGCGGGCGTCGCCCCACCGGTCGTCCTCGAAGCGACGGACGAGTCCGTGCTGCGGGCGATCGACGCCGACCGGCTCCGAGAACACGAGTTCGACCCGGAGGCGTTCGATCCGGGCGCGCTCGGGTGA
- a CDS encoding zinc ribbon domain-containing protein, whose amino-acid sequence MRSQLRPVLAAVLALVLPGLGHLSLRRWGRALLWHLTIVGGGVALFALYDVEPIDPFADPAAVSAAIPTDVALPVALLFALSAVDAYLVGRADVAERERADAAAEAMRRRTASADGDDAPGDGQVPPSAAVTGEDGETLEVTCPNCGKETDADIDFCHWCTEPLPWAESETR is encoded by the coding sequence ATGCGAAGCCAGTTGCGTCCCGTCCTCGCCGCCGTGCTCGCGCTGGTCCTCCCGGGACTCGGCCACCTCTCGCTGCGCCGGTGGGGGCGGGCGCTGCTGTGGCACCTCACCATCGTCGGCGGCGGGGTGGCGCTATTCGCGCTGTACGACGTCGAGCCGATCGATCCGTTCGCCGACCCCGCGGCGGTGTCGGCCGCGATCCCGACCGACGTGGCGCTACCCGTCGCGCTTTTGTTCGCGCTGTCGGCCGTCGACGCGTACCTCGTCGGACGGGCCGACGTCGCGGAGCGCGAGCGGGCCGACGCCGCGGCCGAGGCGATGCGACGCCGCACCGCGAGCGCGGACGGCGACGACGCTCCCGGCGACGGGCAGGTCCCGCCGAGCGCGGCCGTCACCGGCGAGGACGGCGAGACGCTCGAAGTGACGTGTCCCAACTGCGGCAAGGAGACCGACGCCGACATCGACTTCTGTCACTGGTGTACCGAGCCGCTCCCGTGGGCCGAGTCAGAGACCCGCTGA
- a CDS encoding phosphatase PAP2 family protein produces the protein MGFVSLAGTVGGPALVAVALLVPGCAGRDRIETVLGDRGLLRDRAVGIAPYVGALALVLLINKGLLRRLEAFSFEYGYRATTAIYAVEGDFVAAVQDAIPRWAVYYFGPAYVVGYVVLLTAPVAVYAFADDLRPLKRLVAAYAVNYAVAIVCYGGIVAYGPRNYPRVAGADPSAATVEPLLLDWFGGVTALTSQVNAATNVFPSLHAALSVTVLLAAVSTRDEFPRWTPVAAFLAASIVVATVFLGIHWATDVVAGVLLAAGSVAVANRIVE, from the coding sequence ATGGGATTCGTCTCGCTCGCCGGGACGGTCGGCGGTCCCGCGCTGGTCGCGGTCGCGCTCCTCGTGCCGGGCTGCGCCGGCCGCGACCGGATCGAGACCGTCCTCGGGGACCGCGGACTGCTCCGGGACCGCGCGGTCGGCATCGCGCCGTACGTCGGCGCGCTCGCGCTCGTCCTCCTGATCAATAAGGGCCTCCTGCGACGGCTGGAGGCGTTCTCCTTCGAGTACGGCTACCGCGCGACGACGGCGATCTACGCGGTCGAGGGCGACTTCGTGGCCGCGGTTCAGGACGCGATCCCGCGCTGGGCGGTGTACTACTTCGGGCCGGCGTACGTCGTCGGCTACGTCGTGCTGTTGACCGCGCCGGTCGCGGTGTACGCGTTCGCCGACGACCTCCGGCCGCTGAAGCGGCTGGTCGCGGCGTACGCGGTCAACTACGCGGTCGCGATCGTCTGTTACGGCGGGATCGTCGCCTACGGGCCGCGGAACTACCCGCGGGTCGCGGGCGCGGACCCGAGCGCGGCGACCGTCGAGCCGCTGCTCCTCGACTGGTTCGGCGGCGTGACGGCGCTCACCTCGCAGGTGAACGCCGCGACGAACGTCTTCCCCTCGCTTCACGCCGCGCTGTCGGTGACGGTCCTGCTCGCGGCCGTCTCGACGCGCGACGAGTTCCCGCGGTGGACCCCCGTGGCCGCGTTCCTGGCGGCGAGTATCGTCGTCGCGACGGTGTTCCTCGGCATCCACTGGGCGACCGACGTCGTCGCCGGCGTCCTCCTCGCCGCCGGCAGCGTCGCGGTCGCGAACCGGATCGTCGAGTGA
- a CDS encoding PGF-pre-PGF domain-containing protein: MDDSETVEFSFSGRNGAATSDFDGDNLRVLVAHIDPDADETRAFLDAENVTVDEVRETFSEVDGFEAFEDEVNNREEVSFGLVREYFEGTDQFEQFGEKVAEDREISVDNTIETLTSDEVKEFVTFETVSPTSIEGGSATADVTFDEPGSYVVIGHVGGAVLDDGADQPDFNDTTVVGVDTAVAQAAESEIFVDDEVVRGENVTVDATANLDAEQVSHAAFVFDEGAVNATTHTISVSGDLSTDLRTEDVTLETDVESVQGVANVQPNAEIRGNTLSDERFNGTVDIQSGADTFFSFRNAFVSGLDFREQAGDAASLDVTGNTVIQSSMTAVGDQSDQAVFDVETLEEWDTGNYTVVHVATDQETGEISTTREDITLVDSDGGGGDGDGDGDGDGDGDGDGDGDGDGDGDDGGDGGGGVGGDGGGGATPPDDVQPPEPPADVDVEFEETASLQFDEETGQTTATFGEQSNIESIRFNFQTSGSVNVRSLSGTSDETGPTPGASVTVSQITVDEALEDSSATIRKRVSQSRLDQTSADAEDLSVFRFSDSEWQPLDTEIVSETGSGVVIETETPGFSYFAVSATSAPEASATVTPDTLAAGDEIELDGSESMTEYGEITAYDWTLNGGSLSGETVSATLDEPGEYTAELTVTNDAGETDTATATVTVEEAGDGTDGTGDGTDGPAEEPAGLNPGVIALLLVLALLAAAAVVWIRREN, translated from the coding sequence GTGGATGATTCAGAGACTGTTGAGTTCTCTTTCAGCGGTCGCAACGGCGCAGCGACCTCTGACTTTGATGGCGATAATCTCCGGGTTCTCGTCGCACACATCGACCCGGATGCTGACGAAACGAGAGCGTTCTTAGACGCGGAAAACGTCACCGTCGACGAGGTTCGAGAGACGTTCAGCGAGGTCGACGGATTTGAAGCCTTCGAGGATGAGGTCAACAACCGCGAGGAGGTGAGCTTCGGGCTGGTACGCGAGTACTTCGAAGGAACCGACCAGTTCGAGCAGTTCGGCGAAAAAGTAGCCGAGGACCGAGAGATCAGCGTCGACAATACGATCGAGACGTTGACCTCCGATGAGGTCAAGGAGTTCGTGACGTTCGAGACGGTGTCTCCTACTTCCATTGAAGGCGGCAGTGCCACGGCCGATGTCACGTTCGACGAACCGGGCTCGTACGTGGTCATCGGACACGTCGGCGGAGCAGTCCTCGACGACGGTGCGGACCAACCGGACTTCAACGACACGACGGTCGTCGGGGTCGACACCGCCGTGGCACAGGCGGCCGAATCGGAGATCTTCGTCGACGACGAGGTCGTCCGCGGTGAGAACGTGACGGTCGACGCGACGGCGAATCTCGACGCGGAACAGGTCTCTCACGCCGCTTTCGTGTTCGACGAGGGCGCGGTGAACGCCACGACGCACACCATTTCCGTTTCGGGCGATCTCTCGACGGATCTCCGTACCGAAGACGTGACGCTCGAAACAGACGTTGAATCGGTTCAGGGCGTCGCAAACGTTCAGCCCAACGCCGAGATCAGAGGGAACACACTCAGTGACGAACGCTTCAACGGAACGGTCGACATCCAGTCTGGCGCGGACACGTTCTTCAGCTTCCGTAACGCGTTCGTCAGTGGTCTCGACTTCCGTGAGCAGGCTGGCGACGCAGCCAGTCTTGATGTTACCGGTAACACGGTTATCCAGTCATCGATGACTGCGGTCGGAGACCAGTCGGATCAGGCAGTATTTGATGTCGAGACGCTCGAAGAGTGGGACACCGGCAACTACACCGTCGTCCACGTAGCCACTGATCAGGAGACGGGCGAGATCAGCACGACCCGCGAGGACATCACACTCGTTGATTCGGACGGCGGTGGCGGTGACGGAGATGGTGATGGTGACGGAGATGGTGATGGTGACGGAGATGGTGATGGTGACGGAGACGGTGACGGCGATGACGGTGGCGATGGCGGCGGTGGTGTCGGTGGCGACGGTGGCGGCGGTGCGACGCCGCCGGACGATGTCCAACCGCCGGAGCCACCGGCCGATGTCGACGTCGAGTTCGAGGAGACGGCGTCGCTCCAGTTCGATGAGGAGACTGGACAGACGACGGCTACGTTCGGCGAGCAAAGCAATATCGAGTCGATCCGGTTCAACTTCCAGACCTCCGGCTCGGTCAATGTCCGGTCGCTGAGCGGGACGTCCGACGAGACCGGTCCCACGCCCGGCGCGTCCGTGACCGTCTCGCAGATTACCGTCGACGAGGCGCTCGAAGACAGTTCCGCGACGATTCGCAAGCGGGTCTCACAGAGCCGACTCGACCAGACCAGTGCCGACGCCGAGGACCTCAGCGTCTTCCGGTTCTCGGACAGCGAGTGGCAGCCCCTCGACACCGAAATCGTGTCGGAGACGGGCTCCGGCGTCGTCATCGAGACGGAGACGCCCGGATTCTCGTACTTCGCCGTGAGCGCCACGAGCGCGCCTGAGGCAAGTGCCACGGTCACGCCGGACACCCTGGCCGCGGGCGACGAGATCGAACTCGACGGCAGTGAGTCGATGACCGAGTACGGCGAGATCACCGCGTACGACTGGACGCTGAACGGCGGGTCGCTCTCCGGCGAGACCGTCAGTGCGACGCTCGACGAGCCGGGCGAGTACACGGCGGAGCTGACCGTCACGAACGACGCCGGCGAGACCGACACCGCGACCGCGACCGTCACCGTCGAGGAGGCGGGTGATGGCACCGACGGAACGGGCGACGGCACCGACGGGCCCGCGGAGGAGCCCGCCGGACTCAACCCCGGCGTGATCGCGCTCCTTCTGGTGTTGGCGCTGCTCGCGGCCGCGGCCGTCGTCTGGATCCGCAGAGAGAACTAG
- a CDS encoding AsnC family transcriptional regulator, with the protein MRTLDETDREILRLLLADARRPYSDIAERVDLSAPAVSDRVDRLREVGVIEGFTLRIDGDALSDGLSVLATLSVAPADAERVHEAVADHERVEHAFLTADGEVTVAARIEEGTARDLVDDAVGLDAVRELSVRPVDAHEWSPAVGDADLAVECVECGNTVTAEGESARIDGTLYHFCCGSCRENFEQRFDRIEEGA; encoded by the coding sequence ATGCGCACCCTCGACGAGACGGACCGGGAGATACTTCGGCTGCTGTTGGCCGACGCGAGGCGTCCGTACAGCGACATCGCCGAGCGCGTGGACCTGTCAGCGCCCGCGGTGTCGGACCGGGTGGACCGCCTCCGCGAGGTGGGCGTGATCGAGGGGTTCACGCTCCGGATCGACGGCGACGCGCTCTCGGACGGGCTGTCCGTCCTCGCGACGCTGTCCGTCGCGCCCGCGGACGCCGAACGGGTCCACGAGGCGGTCGCGGACCACGAGCGTGTCGAACACGCGTTCCTCACCGCCGACGGCGAGGTGACGGTCGCGGCGCGGATCGAGGAGGGGACCGCCCGCGACCTCGTCGACGACGCGGTCGGGTTGGACGCGGTCCGCGAGCTGTCGGTGCGACCGGTCGACGCCCACGAGTGGTCGCCGGCCGTCGGCGACGCGGATCTGGCGGTCGAGTGCGTCGAGTGCGGGAACACCGTCACCGCCGAGGGGGAGTCCGCCCGGATCGACGGGACGCTGTACCACTTCTGTTGCGGCTCCTGCCGGGAGAACTTCGAACAGCGGTTCGACCGGATCGAGGAAGGGGCGTAG
- a CDS encoding FlaD/FlaE family flagellar protein produces MSLNPRRYDVRELRRIADAPRTDGEGAPRERALRQPNRNRAEQAARSAAFTELLQRQRGKRLNGGDSADRPYLTAIPASPAAEREIGEWLGYLVDVGGHLRARDALSYYGELDWVGDDAVAALRRRLEGFDAPRRDRPFTPADHRISLVSIVRIASCASDQ; encoded by the coding sequence ATGAGTCTGAATCCACGACGATACGACGTACGAGAACTGCGCCGGATCGCGGACGCGCCGCGAACCGACGGAGAGGGAGCGCCTCGGGAGCGGGCGCTCCGGCAGCCGAACCGGAACCGGGCCGAGCAGGCGGCGCGCTCGGCCGCGTTCACGGAGCTGCTTCAGCGTCAGCGTGGGAAGCGGCTGAACGGCGGCGATTCCGCGGACCGACCGTATCTGACGGCGATCCCGGCGTCGCCCGCGGCGGAACGCGAGATCGGCGAGTGGCTCGGCTACCTCGTCGACGTCGGCGGCCACCTGCGGGCCCGGGACGCGCTGTCCTACTACGGCGAACTCGACTGGGTCGGCGACGACGCGGTCGCGGCGCTGCGGCGGCGGCTGGAGGGGTTCGACGCCCCTCGGCGGGACCGACCGTTCACCCCCGCGGACCACCGGATCAGTCTCGTCTCCATCGTCCGGATCGCTTCGTGTGCGAGTGACCAATGA
- a CDS encoding DICT sensory domain-containing protein: MAESLRSFFDELESPDRHLVLLNRSSPDPVLGLLDSLLDGQSVSIGEAASDGAGDDVVALIEDGTVIARSSLDELLESVLLINSDLYKTGAIELDDVALPDVFRGLDEVPFRVRSYPASNKEKLLLIIISRVIERIAAEHGDGTLRASFQRLSRIDDERGTRSVYERVAGTDVDVHVYGVGDVESLSTLPVTVHSGTSYPYRRSWFVVFTPPDGGDGDHVALLALEDEPNVWDGFWTFRPELVARIERYIAEEI; the protein is encoded by the coding sequence ATGGCTGAATCGCTTCGCTCGTTCTTCGACGAGCTCGAGTCGCCCGACCGGCACCTCGTTCTCCTGAACCGATCGTCTCCCGACCCGGTTCTCGGGCTGCTCGACTCGCTGCTCGACGGGCAGTCCGTCTCCATCGGCGAGGCGGCTTCCGACGGCGCGGGCGACGACGTGGTCGCGCTGATCGAGGACGGGACGGTGATCGCGCGGTCGTCGCTCGACGAACTGCTCGAATCGGTCCTGCTCATCAACTCCGACCTGTACAAGACCGGCGCGATCGAGCTCGACGACGTCGCGCTCCCGGACGTGTTCCGAGGGCTGGACGAGGTCCCGTTTCGGGTCCGCAGCTACCCCGCCTCGAACAAGGAGAAGCTCCTGTTGATCATCATCTCGCGGGTGATAGAGCGAATCGCGGCCGAACACGGCGACGGAACGCTGCGAGCCTCCTTCCAGCGGCTCTCGCGGATCGACGACGAGCGCGGCACCCGGTCGGTGTACGAGCGCGTCGCCGGAACCGACGTCGACGTCCACGTCTACGGCGTCGGCGACGTGGAGTCGCTGTCGACGCTTCCGGTGACCGTTCACTCCGGGACCTCCTACCCGTACCGACGCTCGTGGTTCGTCGTGTTCACGCCTCCCGACGGCGGCGACGGAGACCACGTCGCGCTGCTCGCGCTCGAAGACGAGCCGAACGTCTGGGACGGCTTCTGGACGTTTCGCCCGGAGCTCGTGGCCCGCATCGAGCGGTACATCGCCGAAGAGATCTGA
- a CDS encoding heavy metal-associated domain-containing protein produces the protein MTTVDVDGMSCTGCEDNVTDALGELPGVESASADHEAGTATVEGDVDVDAVVAAIEEAGYEATA, from the coding sequence ATGACGACAGTAGACGTCGACGGCATGTCGTGTACGGGCTGTGAGGACAACGTGACCGACGCGCTCGGCGAACTGCCGGGCGTCGAGTCGGCGAGCGCCGACCACGAGGCGGGCACCGCGACCGTCGAGGGCGACGTGGACGTCGACGCCGTCGTGGCCGCCATCGAGGAGGCCGGCTACGAGGCGACGGCGTAG
- a CDS encoding NAD(P)-dependent oxidoreductase, producing the protein MDTVLVTGSDGGVGGWTVDALADAGHEVVAVDRRTPPERERRDGVDYKAADLTDYGETRQLVDAAAPDAVVHLAAIPNPEDHAGSRVFANNVESAYNVFDAAGTAGARIVWASSESLYGTVFAAEDWLPDRLPIDEETPTRPEDPYGLSKVVGEEVAAAAARRHGVPAVSLRLSWVTFPGDERRREARETFDPATADPSGNCWSYVDVRDVVSAVETAIDPETPIEGHEAVLIVAAENFLGRDTAATIEAVRGELPAECDLDGDESVFDCAKAERLLGWTPEHSWRDDVCSDETRLSTDD; encoded by the coding sequence ATGGACACCGTACTGGTGACCGGCAGCGACGGCGGCGTCGGCGGGTGGACCGTCGACGCGCTCGCGGACGCGGGTCACGAGGTGGTCGCCGTCGACCGCCGAACGCCCCCGGAGCGCGAGCGCCGTGACGGCGTCGACTACAAGGCCGCGGATCTGACCGACTACGGCGAGACGCGACAGCTGGTGGACGCGGCCGCGCCCGACGCGGTCGTTCACCTCGCCGCGATCCCGAACCCCGAGGACCACGCCGGCTCGCGAGTGTTCGCGAACAACGTCGAGAGCGCGTACAACGTCTTCGACGCGGCCGGAACCGCGGGTGCGCGGATCGTCTGGGCGTCGAGCGAGAGCCTCTACGGGACCGTCTTCGCCGCGGAGGACTGGCTGCCAGACCGGCTCCCGATCGACGAGGAGACGCCGACGCGACCGGAGGATCCCTACGGGCTCTCGAAGGTCGTCGGCGAGGAGGTCGCCGCGGCCGCCGCCCGTCGACACGGTGTCCCCGCCGTCTCGCTTCGCCTCTCGTGGGTCACGTTCCCCGGCGACGAGCGACGCCGCGAGGCGCGGGAGACGTTCGACCCCGCGACCGCCGACCCGAGCGGGAACTGCTGGTCGTACGTCGACGTTCGCGACGTCGTCTCGGCGGTCGAGACCGCGATCGATCCCGAAACGCCGATCGAGGGACACGAGGCGGTGCTGATCGTCGCCGCGGAGAACTTCCTCGGCCGCGACACCGCGGCGACGATCGAGGCGGTCCGCGGCGAACTGCCCGCGGAGTGTGACCTCGACGGCGACGAGTCCGTCTTCGACTGCGCGAAGGCGGAGCGACTGCTCGGCTGGACGCCGGAGCACTCGTGGCGCGACGATGTCTGTAGCGATGAGACACGGCTCTCGACGGATGACTGA
- a CDS encoding sugar kinase, producing the protein MSSQRATAFVPGHVTAFFSAHPDDDPAVAGSRGAGVTLTDGVTVRVSAVDGAVDGTGSRTIDGEPGSIGAVEDVLTDLDAARADVAVETDLPIGAGFGVSGAAALGAALAANAAFDRGRSENDLVRTAHAAEVGRGTGLGDVVAQARGGVPVRLEPGAPGVGELDGVPATARVEYVTFGELSTEGVLGGDTTVLSAAGEDALDRLRADPRLPTLMAAAREFAREADLLVPEVAEAVDAVDAAGGEAAMAMLGRTAFALGTGLSDAGYEPEACRVDAAGARLVGGRGRE; encoded by the coding sequence ATGAGCAGCCAGCGGGCGACCGCGTTCGTCCCGGGTCACGTCACCGCCTTCTTCAGCGCGCACCCCGACGACGACCCCGCCGTCGCCGGGTCGCGCGGTGCCGGGGTGACGCTCACCGACGGCGTGACGGTCCGGGTGTCGGCGGTGGACGGCGCGGTCGACGGCACCGGCTCCCGCACGATCGACGGCGAGCCCGGATCGATCGGCGCGGTCGAGGACGTCCTCACCGACCTGGATGCCGCGAGGGCTGACGTCGCGGTCGAGACCGACCTCCCGATCGGTGCCGGGTTCGGGGTCTCCGGTGCCGCGGCGCTCGGGGCCGCCCTCGCGGCGAACGCCGCGTTCGACCGCGGCCGCTCCGAGAACGACCTCGTTCGGACCGCTCACGCGGCGGAGGTTGGGCGCGGGACCGGGCTCGGCGACGTGGTCGCGCAGGCGCGCGGCGGGGTCCCGGTCCGGCTGGAGCCGGGCGCGCCGGGGGTCGGCGAACTCGACGGCGTCCCGGCGACCGCGCGCGTGGAGTACGTCACCTTCGGCGAGCTGTCGACGGAAGGCGTGTTGGGGGGCGACACGACGGTGCTCTCCGCGGCCGGCGAGGACGCGCTCGACCGGCTCCGGGCCGACCCGCGGCTCCCGACGCTGATGGCCGCCGCCCGCGAGTTCGCACGCGAGGCGGACCTCCTCGTCCCCGAGGTCGCCGAGGCGGTGGACGCGGTCGACGCGGCGGGGGGCGAAGCGGCGATGGCGATGCTCGGGCGCACCGCCTTCGCGCTCGGGACCGGCCTCTCCGACGCGGGGTACGAGCCGGAGGCGTGCCGGGTCGACGCCGCGGGCGCGCGGCTCGTCGGCGGGCGTGGCCGCGAGTAA
- a CDS encoding signal recognition particle protein Srp54, producing MVLDDLGTSLRSSLDKLQGKSRLSESDVEEIVKEIQRSLLSADVDVSLVMELSDSIKSRALEEEPPGGTTAKDHVLRIVYEEMVELVGDSTELPLKNQTILLAGLQGSGKTTSAAKMAWWFSKKGLRPAVIQTDTFRPGAYDQAKQMCERAEVEFYGDPDNDDPVDIARTGLEETADADVHIVDTAGRHALEDDLIDEIEEIEGVVDPDRSLLVLDAAIGQGAKEQARQFEASIGIEGVMITKLDGTAKGGGALTAVNETDSSIAFLGTGETVQDIERFEPSGFISRLLGMGDLKQLSERVERAMQETQEEDDDWDPEDMLQGEFTLKDMKRQMDAMNKMGPLDQVMDMIPGLGGGMMDELPDDAMDVTQDRMRRFERIMDSMTEEELENPRVIGQSRVERIARGSGTDEETIQQLLEQHSMMEETIGQFQGMGEGDMQRMMKKMGGEGGGGLGDMMGGGKGPF from the coding sequence ATGGTACTCGACGACCTCGGTACGTCCCTGCGGAGCAGCCTCGACAAGCTCCAAGGGAAGTCCCGACTCTCCGAGAGCGACGTCGAGGAGATCGTCAAGGAGATCCAGCGCTCGTTGCTGTCCGCCGACGTCGACGTCTCCCTCGTGATGGAGCTGTCGGACTCGATCAAGTCCCGCGCGCTCGAAGAGGAGCCGCCGGGCGGCACGACCGCGAAAGACCACGTCCTCCGGATCGTCTACGAGGAGATGGTCGAGCTGGTCGGCGACTCCACCGAACTCCCCTTAAAAAACCAGACGATCCTGCTGGCCGGGCTTCAGGGGTCCGGGAAGACCACCTCCGCCGCGAAGATGGCGTGGTGGTTCTCGAAGAAGGGGCTCCGCCCCGCGGTCATCCAGACCGACACGTTCCGGCCGGGCGCGTACGATCAGGCGAAACAGATGTGCGAGCGCGCCGAGGTCGAGTTCTACGGGGACCCCGACAACGACGACCCGGTCGACATCGCGCGGACCGGACTGGAGGAGACCGCGGACGCCGACGTCCACATCGTCGACACGGCGGGTCGCCACGCGCTCGAAGACGACCTCATCGACGAGATCGAAGAGATCGAGGGCGTCGTCGACCCCGACCGCTCGCTGCTCGTCTTGGACGCCGCGATCGGGCAGGGCGCGAAAGAGCAGGCCCGCCAGTTCGAGGCGTCGATCGGCATCGAGGGCGTGATGATCACCAAACTCGACGGGACCGCGAAGGGTGGGGGCGCGCTGACCGCGGTCAACGAGACCGACTCCTCTATCGCCTTCCTCGGTACCGGCGAGACGGTTCAGGACATCGAGCGCTTCGAGCCGTCCGGGTTCATCTCCCGGCTGCTCGGGATGGGCGACCTGAAGCAGCTCTCCGAGCGCGTCGAGCGCGCGATGCAGGAGACCCAAGAGGAGGACGACGACTGGGACCCCGAGGACATGCTTCAGGGAGAGTTCACCCTGAAGGACATGAAACGCCAGATGGACGCGATGAACAAGATGGGGCCGCTCGATCAGGTGATGGACATGATCCCCGGACTCGGCGGCGGGATGATGGACGAGCTACCCGACGACGCGATGGACGTGACCCAAGACCGGATGCGCCGGTTCGAGCGCATCATGGACTCGATGACCGAGGAAGAGCTTGAGAACCCCCGCGTCATCGGCCAGTCCCGCGTCGAACGCATCGCCCGCGGCTCCGGCACCGACGAGGAGACGATCCAGCAGCTCTTAGAGCAGCACTCGATGATGGAGGAGACGATCGGCCAGTTCCAGGGGATGGGCGAGGGCGACATGCAGCGCATGATGAAGAAGATGGGCGGCGAGGGCGGCGGCGGTCTCGGCGACATGATGGGCGGCGGGAAAGGGCCGTTTTAA
- a CDS encoding MFS transporter, giving the protein MNRDRIGEYDALVLVSLVWFLGKFVRYLFPPLFESIQGAYGVSNATVGTAFTGFMVVYALLQFPSGAVADRLGPVRVIVAGAVVAGAGSLAVVFDAPFAALVAAMLVIGAGTGVHKTVSVRLIARVYPVRTGRMLGAHDTLGAMGGVAAPAVVVAVLSAPPAVAAVLARLPGADWRAPFLLTGVLAVSLAVATGLRLRGDERLGAENDADGDDSPGAGEYFRLFRNPRFSAFVLVTVGFSFAHNGLVAFLPLYLSRAAELPSSTANLLYSLVFAVTFVQLATGDLSDRVGRFPVMVATLGLAATALVALVALPGFGGGAVAAAVVVAAFGLGSHGFQPVRSAYLMELLPERLAGGGLGVVRTLLMGAGALAPGAVGVVADAVGFRPAFALLAGSMGVAAVVAAGLWLTE; this is encoded by the coding sequence ATGAACCGCGACCGGATCGGCGAGTACGACGCCTTGGTCCTCGTCTCGCTCGTCTGGTTCCTCGGGAAGTTCGTCCGCTACCTCTTCCCGCCGCTGTTCGAGTCCATTCAGGGCGCGTACGGCGTGAGCAACGCCACCGTCGGGACCGCGTTCACCGGCTTCATGGTCGTGTACGCCCTGCTCCAGTTCCCGAGCGGCGCGGTGGCGGACCGGCTCGGTCCGGTGCGGGTGATCGTCGCCGGCGCGGTCGTCGCGGGCGCGGGATCGCTCGCCGTCGTCTTCGACGCCCCCTTCGCCGCGCTTGTCGCCGCGATGCTCGTCATCGGCGCAGGAACCGGCGTCCACAAGACCGTCTCGGTGCGGCTGATCGCCCGCGTCTACCCCGTCCGTACCGGGCGGATGCTCGGCGCGCACGACACGCTGGGCGCGATGGGCGGCGTCGCCGCGCCCGCGGTCGTCGTCGCGGTCCTCTCGGCACCCCCCGCGGTCGCGGCCGTCCTCGCGCGGCTTCCCGGAGCCGACTGGCGCGCCCCCTTCCTCCTCACCGGCGTCCTCGCCGTCTCGCTCGCGGTCGCGACGGGGCTCCGGCTCCGGGGCGACGAGCGTCTGGGGGCCGAGAACGACGCCGACGGCGACGACTCGCCCGGCGCGGGCGAGTACTTCCGACTGTTCCGCAATCCGCGGTTCTCGGCGTTCGTGCTGGTGACCGTCGGGTTCTCGTTCGCCCACAACGGGCTGGTCGCGTTCCTCCCGCTGTACCTCTCGCGGGCCGCCGAGCTCCCCTCGTCGACCGCGAACCTCCTGTATTCGCTGGTGTTCGCGGTGACGTTCGTCCAGCTCGCCACCGGCGACCTCTCCGACCGTGTCGGCCGCTTCCCGGTGATGGTTGCGACGCTCGGGCTGGCCGCGACGGCGCTCGTCGCGCTCGTCGCGCTCCCCGGATTCGGCGGCGGCGCGGTCGCGGCCGCGGTCGTCGTCGCCGCGTTCGGACTCGGTTCGCACGGCTTCCAGCCCGTCCGCAGCGCCTACCTGATGGAACTGCTCCCGGAGCGGCTCGCCGGCGGCGGGCTGGGCGTCGTTCGGACGCTGCTCATGGGTGCCGGCGCGCTCGCGCCCGGCGCGGTCGGCGTCGTCGCCGACGCGGTCGGGTTCCGGCCCGCGTTCGCGCTGCTCGCCGGGTCGATGGGGGTCGCGGCGGTCGTCGCCGCCGGGCTCTGGCTGACGGAGTGA